The genomic window ATCGAATTCGAACGCAGGGGAGGGCAGTCCATGCCTCAGGTTTCGCTGACGGTGAACGGCAAGCAGCACACGGTCGAGGTCGAGGGCCGCACCCTGCTGGTGGAGCTGCTGCGCGAGAAGCTGCGCCTGACCGGCACCCATGTCGGCTGCGACACCAGCCAGTGCGGCGCCTGCGTCGTGCATGTGGATGGCGAGAGCGTGAAGTCCTGCACCACGCTGGCCGTGATGTGCGACGGCGCCCAGGTCACCACCATCGAGGGGCTGGCCAAGGCCGACGGCACCCTGCACCCGATGCAGGAGGCCTTCCGCGAATACCACGCCCTGCAATGCGGCTTCTGCACCCCCGGCATGGTGATGTCGGCCGTGGACCTCGTGGCCAAGAACCCGCAGGGCCTTTCCGAGAAGGAAATCCGCGAGGGGCTGGAGGGCAATCTCTGCCGCTGCACCGGCTACCACAACATCGTGAAGGCCATCGCCGCCGCGCAGGAGGTGATGCACGGAAGGCGCGAGACGGTGGCCGCCGCCGCCGAATAAGGCCGCGCTTCCCGCACGCGGCGGCATAAGCCGCGGCGGGAATACGGGCGCTATGGGGCCAAGGCGCCCGGGGCTATCCCGCCCCGGCAACGCCGGCCTTGAGGGAGAGAACGAAGATGAACGTCGTCACCCCCTTCGAGGGCATCGGCGCGAGCGTGAGGCGCAAGGAAGATCTGCGCTTCCTCTCCGGCCGCGGGCAATACACGGACGACATCAACCGCCCCGGCCAGGCGCACGCCTATATTCTCCGCAGCCCGCACGCCCATGCGCGCATCAAGGGCGTGGACACGGCGGCGGCGGCGGCGATGCCCGGTGTGGCCGCCATCTATACCAGCGCGGACCTGGCCGCGATCGGCGGCATTCCCTGCGGCTGGCAGATCCACAACAAGGACGGCACGCCGATGGCGGAGCCGAAGCACCCCGTGCTCGCCGAGGGCAAGGTGCGCCATGTGGGCGACCCGGTGGCGG from Roseococcus microcysteis includes these protein-coding regions:
- a CDS encoding (2Fe-2S)-binding protein translates to MPQVSLTVNGKQHTVEVEGRTLLVELLREKLRLTGTHVGCDTSQCGACVVHVDGESVKSCTTLAVMCDGAQVTTIEGLAKADGTLHPMQEAFREYHALQCGFCTPGMVMSAVDLVAKNPQGLSEKEIREGLEGNLCRCTGYHNIVKAIAAAQEVMHGRRETVAAAAE